A section of the Halalkalicoccus tibetensis genome encodes:
- a CDS encoding Rrf2 family transcriptional regulator, whose amino-acid sequence MSAIELTASQKSILTALVDLHRDRENAVKGDEIAGEVDRNPGTIRNQMQSLKALQLVEGVPGPKGGYKPTVTAFEVLDVDQLDEPAAVSLTHNGEAVEDANIREIDLSSVQHPEQCRAEIHIQGSVQDYQDGDSVTVGPTPLSKLVVKGTLDGIDTTNRILVVQVDRLEAPVGEPDH is encoded by the coding sequence ATGTCCGCAATCGAGCTTACAGCGAGTCAGAAGAGTATCCTCACTGCACTTGTCGACCTCCACCGTGATCGAGAGAATGCAGTGAAAGGTGATGAGATAGCCGGAGAAGTCGACCGCAATCCAGGAACGATCCGCAATCAGATGCAGAGTCTGAAAGCCCTGCAGTTGGTCGAAGGAGTCCCCGGCCCAAAAGGCGGATACAAGCCGACAGTAACGGCGTTTGAAGTACTGGATGTGGATCAATTGGACGAACCAGCAGCGGTTTCGCTGACTCACAACGGGGAGGCCGTCGAAGATGCCAATATCCGCGAAATCGATCTTTCGAGCGTTCAGCATCCTGAGCAGTGTCGTGCGGAAATTCACATTCAAGGATCAGTTCAGGACTACCAGGACGGTGATTCAGTTACGGTTGGCCCAACGCCACTCTCAAAGCTTGTGGTCAAAGGGACGCTCGACGGCATCGATACGACCAATAGGATTCTCGTGGTGCAGGTCGATCGACTCGAAGCGCCTGTTGGTGAACCGGATCACTAA